Within Solea solea chromosome 1, fSolSol10.1, whole genome shotgun sequence, the genomic segment GAATACCACCAGTACTCCCACATGTACAACTCAAAAGtgctcaaagaatacaaggacatacaaaaGAGGGACAACTCTTGGGAGAAGAATTGCTAGTTTAATATCGACACGTATAATTACTAGACTTGAACGatgtctgttgcctctttaaatTATACCAAAAAGTTTGCATTTTCTCACCAGCAGTTTCTCGGTCTTCAGTCAAACTTTTCTCACACTCATGAGCTCAGCATGTGTCGCAACTTGGTGTCGCCTCTGTTGTCAGCGTTTAGGGTCTGccattttctctgtgtgacGGGAGGAACAACATGAATGTGTCCTGAGCTTTGGACTTCAAAGTTGTATTTGATCTCCCTGCAGAGTGTCCAGTTACACATGAAGGCCCCCAGTGGGGACTTCCTCCCTGCGAGAGGCGCAGCTAAGGTGACCCAGATGGTGGTCCTCAACAACCCAAACAAGGTGGGTTGCAAAGACTGTAgtcgcacacacaacacacacaaagctaGGATCAGCACTGCTCAAATAGTTTTACTTTATATAATTGAAATCAAATCATCCGAGTGATTCTTTACATCTGAATAACcgttgtatttaatttttttttaaaaacaaaaaacctccaTAACTGCCAAATGAAGCTGTTTTCCTGCTCCaggtttcattttttaactctCATCTCAGATGAACGGTACATGAGAACTACACTTCTGCGCCTCCTCTGGTCTCATTTTACAGCCTTGCAACTAAACCTTTAACATGATGGGAGGCTTTGGCCAATCACATCACATGACAGGGCAGTTTCACAAAAGACAGGCCCATCTGTTCAGGCTGCTAAAGAAACGTAGCACAGCAAGATGGCAGTCTCCGTAATGCAGTGCTCTTTCCTAAACTACGTATTTAAGGATTCTTCGAAGGCTAggaaaacataattatttttatttgtatgcagttatgcacttatacaaacatacttacgggtatatattcaatttctatCAATAAAATCTCCCAAATGTAACACACTcgtttgtgtttgcatgcatgttaaaaatccgattttagtcggattaagacaataattctCTTTTCTTAATGTCTCCAGTCggactaagcatatacatgcaggagtaaaaggactatgaatcgcattatctaggtatgttagtctgattaaGACCAGCTCGAATTTAGtgggactaacgtgtttacaccaagaaaacagaataataatttcctagtctgactaaaattggactttagTTTTAAAATCTAATTTAGGAGATTTTAAAACATTGACCCAGAAGTAGGAGATGGCACGTACGAAACACtagcactagcttatagagacatacagcaccacctacagaggcggacGTATAGGCAAGCTGTTTAATTGCCTGTGTGTATGTAAAGGTACTGACTGAACCTTTAAGCTGAGCTCATCAGACCTACTTCATGACATCTCGTCTGTATTTCTCCTCCAGGTGAATCTGAAGATGAGGGTCCGCATATCTTACACCAGCCAAGGATCAGCCTGTCAGGATACAGTCCAGATTGACTCTTTCCCAGGACTGTGACAGCTGTTAGTCACTGCAGCTGGAATACGACATCACTCTGCGGATGAGTCAGCAGGCGTCGCCGTAACTGAGAGCCTGCTGTAAAAACTGAAAGCTGCTTTTTCTCAAACgcccaggtttttttttctctttcttgttttttttttagggcagAGAAACACTGGTTCTTTCACGGGACATCACAGCCTGGTGTTAGGAGCCTcggtttttcttctctcctggAGCTGAAGTATTAATGTGATTAATGACACAAGCTTTGGAATATTCAGGTAAAACATGGAAATCATAATAAAACTGAAGTTTTTAGTACATTTTCGGCAACAACTGTccatataaatattatttatcacctagtgtttttaattatgtttactGTATTCAGAATGGTTCCATTCATAGTTATATACTTTATATGGCTTCTGTCCAACAGTATGAGACACTAAGTCAACTTGCTCCGTGTGTAAACTCCAACGCAGTGAGTTCTCACTGTTCCTGCTTACCTCTTCCTTCTTCGCCTTAATTGAAAAGCAGCTCAACACTAATTACAACTCATGTGAAGTTCTTTCATCCCAAACATTTGATTTTATAAAGATTTTAAAAGACTAAAACACAGCCACACGTCATGATTTCTCAGTGCATCCAATTCATAATTTTCCCCCTTGTGCCTTTAACCACCTCAAATATTTAGGTtttctaaaagaaaataataatgtagtTTTATCTTTTCCTGACCATTGTTCATTGTACAGACTCCACATGaagttgatttattttctgGAGAATATTAATGTGATGCAAGAAGTAGAACGGGGCATGATGCCGTTTCCAAGGTGTACATTTTCGATGTTAAGTAAAGAACACTTTATTgtagaggaacaaaaaaaagtgggcAGTCAGATATTCGATTTGAAAAAAGTAAGttatgtcatcactttaaaaCGAGACTGGACGTAAGCAACGGTGTTCTAATTCCACTCGGTGCAATCAGAGTTTGAGATCATAACTAAAATGCACAGAAATCACCAGGTTAAGGGGTTATACCAACTGTTTGTATTGTCTCTGACTCTTCAGTCTCATGTAATTTTCTacataaaaaaagagttttcaGGATCCTCagatctgtctctgtgtctttgctcagcatgcgtgtgtgtgtgtgtatatccgAGGACAAAGCTTAAATTAACTTCAGCATTTAttcacaaggaaaaaaagagttctCACACTGTCTCTTGTACTGCATGGGTGCCTGCATCAACTGATCAAACTCAGAAAGCCAATGAAATTTTACAAAAAGAGATAGACATTAGAATAAGAACATCCTTTCGTGTtggttcttgtttttgtttgtttgcgacAGCCTGGGGAGCATGGGATTTCAAATTTCCGTTTTGGAGCATGGTCAGACGGTGACGGGACACCACGACTGTTGACACTCAGCTGGCCACATGATAGCGGTGACTCATAACAAGGACAAAGGGCGTGTGCTGGCTGGACTGTTGACCGCTGATCCTCCTCTTAGTGCCAACACGAGATGGAGCACTGAGCCTCCCTGGATCTTGTAGTCTGCAGCTGTCTTCTCATCATTCCTGAtggcaaaacaacacattatccATCACAACAAGGTCATCGGACATCTATGTCACTACAACAGCGAGATAAATGTCACTCACATCTGTTTTCCACTGTAGATGAGTCTTTGTTGCTGTGGGGGGATCCCTTCCTTCTCCTCTACCCTTTCTTTAATTCGCTCCACCTTGATGTACACAAACAAGGCACACACAATGCAGTGATTTGggagttaaagttaaaaactttttttttgctctttgttATAgggacattttatttcatgtactCACTTTATCTGTGGGCTCAATGTCGATCTCTATTTCTTTTCCTGTGAGAGTCTGAAAAACACCATCAGCATAATCAAATAAGCCACAGCGTGGGTTTCTTTGAGCAGGAGAACAAACGTTACACAATTTCAATATACTGATTATCAAAGAAGCTTCATACTGTGGACCGCATATCGTTACATATTGCGAGGTACACtaaatacaatattattatgCATCACGATAAATATCACTCACAATAGGTCAATTGTAGTGACTTTCCATTGTTGCTAAAATATGAAAGGAGAAAAAATGTTACTAATTGATAAGACAATGATCTTATTTATATGGGGgaattcctgtggtgcactcacactcagtgtatgaatatgacttcattatatgtcattaaccttgttctctctccctagtttgtgtctttcgttcctgtcctctctgtcctcatcttgcaggatccagaccctgtttcgaggctattattatcattcatatcatcacatttattgttatgctataattaaagttgatatcagtataattctttatcaatctctgctgctgattgtagcaatgacattgtagttctacatacatgtcataactgattcagaacCATCTAAATAAACTGATAACTTGACACAACTGTTACAGATCTGCTCCCGGTCTTTCTCTTCTgtacctcacctccctccctttctcccctATTCTTTCCTCTGTTCATTTCACCTCAAGGTGAAGGCTGGATggggcagatggctgcacatcttggagtctgcttctgtcagagatttcttcctgttaaaaggcagttttttttctctccacggaTGCCTAGTGTTCGCTgattgtgtgatttgttttgggtttctctgctctctttaaCGCTGTCTATGAACAGTACCTTGATATCATGTATGTTGTCATTTGGcgttatacaaatacaattgatcatttctcttttttcccttttaaatatTCTCAAAAATGTTGAACCTGTAGTACgttatgttattgttgtaacaataataataacgttTTAACCGGTAACGTAAGCAACATTTTATTGAGAAAACGCTTTCGACTCGATACAACACCGGGCCATGAATAAGCTCATTTCAGTCGGTGTTTACGTTTTAGTCAATACAGGGTGACAAGTATGACCCATAGATCATGACGTTAATAAGAAACTCTTAGCTTTATCTAACCCTGAACCAAAGACCGTTGAAAAGTATAGCCGTTGAATACAAAATGAGATACACTCAGAATATAATGATAAGTGGGCTACAGCAGACGTGGGAGGGAAAAGTTCTCTCGTTCATAAAATGGCGGTCTTACCTTTACTTTGATCAGCATGGTGAATAAATGATGGTTTTACGTAAGTGACAATGATATCAAATGTTTAATCTCCAAAATACGCAGTGAATTTGCGGAGTACAACCAGCTTGTAACTAGCTtgagtttacttcctgtgtaGCACACTAAACGTTCCGGATGTCACGGCGGCGACGGAGGTTCCATTCTCTTTAATAAAACCATAAACCCTTCTAAAAACTAAAGTGTCATTATTATGCATTgtacttctttttttactttgatgCATTAATGTGTAAACAACTTTTGGTGTTGTACTGGGGAATTATATTTTGTAAATagttaaagacttaaaaactaCAATAACTCTATTAGttactagggctgcaatgattatttgattaatcgatgattaattgtcatctattttgataatcgatgaattggaTGAGTGTTATTTCAATGACTaatacaagctttctgatttctCTGCTACTTacatgtgaatatcttctggtttctttgttccatacaacaaagaaatctttaaaactgaatcatttttggtttgtggacaaaacaagacattcgagaacatcatcatttccacgtttggtaaacaccgatcaacattttctgacattttacaaaccaaacaagtactttaATTAATCAAGgtaaataatcgacagattaatcgtttGTTGCAGCTTTACTATCTACAAGGTTGTTAAGTATAAAGTATGATTAAAATGCAGATACACCAAAGACCAATTTACTAAATAAGTGTCAGAAAGGTCATGTTAAATAAcaagaatgcaaaaaaaaaaaaaaacatcccagcTTGTTTTACACGGATGTTGACTGTTACGCTGATTAGGCAGGAAGTCTATATAGCACCCCACTTCCAGGTGGCCTTTGATTATTAATCATGGTGACTCATCTGTACCTGGGTGTGGTAATCCTGGCTATTTTTGCATCGACTGTCACTTGTGCAGGTATTCTTCAgacttgtgtctgtttttgccAACCTCAGTGTTACACTCTTTCAACATTTATGCTGACCGAAAACATTAACGTTTGCAGATATTGACGTGGTTTGTGAAAAAGACTCGGTGAAAATCAAATGGAAGATCAGTGCAGAGTTGGTGCCATTTTCGGCTCGTCTCTTCCTGGGCACCTGCATGGTATCTCACCTGAATGTTCTGCCCACCGGTGAGGGGGAAGCACAGTTTGACTACACGTTTGCGGAGTGCAAGTTTAAAAAACTggtaaataaagttatttaagATCTTATTTAAGATTTTGGCCACTGAAGTACTTTATTAACCCTCTTTTCTACTCTACAGATTAAAGGGAAACACATTAAATATCAAAATGAGCTGACTTACAGGCCACAAGCGAGGACAAAACCTGCATCATTTGTGTATCCCATTGAGTGTGTTCAAAAAAGGTAGGTTTTTCTGAGTAGGTTAAATTATATTTCAAAAGGACAATCTGTGATGAAGAACATTACTGTCATGTTTCAGACCTGAGACATGGATCCCTACATTCCTGAACCCTGGGTCAGGTGTTTCTGCAGGCCGAGGTGGGCTGGTGATCCACATGTCCCTACTAAACGGTGAGTCCTCATTCTGCCAAATACAGcacaagctatttcaaagatgTATTCTGAGCCCCTCTTTTCTTAAATGTATATCATCCTACAGAGCAATTGACAGGTGTGGCTGAGACCAACGTAATCCCCCTGGGTTCTTTCATGCCAATATGGGCAGCAGTGGAGCAGAAATCCCATCAACCTCTGCTCCTGCTCATGGAGCAATGTGTGGCAGCCTCTACACCAGAGCTGAAGCCCGGCAGCCAGGTTTACCCCATCATTAACAATAAGGGGTAGGTTTCAAATACAGGTTAGTAGTTGTGATTGTACTGAAAGAAGTTGTATTGCTAACCTGagattaaatctttttttttttcagatgccTCTTGGAAAGCAAGAGGGGAAGCTCCATGTTCCTTCCTCGCTACCACTCATCTGCCATCATCCTCTACCTGCAGTCCTTTAAATTTAATCTTGGCGAGGAGGTGAGGGCGGGGGTAAATGGGCAGATTAAATATTGTTGAAACAAAAGTAGATTGACCACTGTTATGTGCTCCTCAGGTGTACATTCACTGTAAGCTGGTTGTATGGGATCCTGAGGTTTTCGATGAGGGCAAGAAAGCCTGCCATTATGTAAAAGAAAGTGGGAGGTAATTCATGTTTGGTTTAACTTGGTagtctttaaaacattttctcttttatgcAGAATATCTATGAagttctcccccccccccccgatattatttctcttttctcagCTGGGAACTACTCGACGACCCGTTTCAGAGCTCCCTATGTAGCTGTTGTGATTCAACCTGCAAGTCCCGTTCCAGAAGAGGACTTGAATGGGGTATCATTTAATGTCAACTTTGGATATTTATAGATGGAACTCTCTTTAAAGCTGCTCTCACTAATTACCTCTGTATTGTTTCCCAGAATCCCATGACCACAGTCGCACACATTCTGTACTGGGACCTCTGATCATAGTGGAGCACAACAACAAATCAGTCTCTCAGGTGTAATAATTAAACCActcaattttaacattttgttgtgtCCTGGATCTCCTGTTAACACTGAACACAAAGACTTGACTTTAAAACTCTTTTCTTCCACAGGATGTTCTCGTCTGAACAGATGGAGACACATTGATAATCCTGCACAACAGAAGGGCTGGGAGCAGATCACAGTTCTCCATCATGATCAAATCTCATCAAAATGTTGTTTCAGCATGGTGTGGTCTTATGTTTTCAGCTTTAATACAAACTGTAGTTTGTATCCATTACCAAAAATGTAATGGTTTGTGTTCtgatgtgcaataaaactgGTTTAAGCTTCTgttatgatctgtaattaagtctttttttttaaatcaactttgTCCTCATTATGCTGCCATTAAACCAGGATACTGTTGCTTTGACTGCTGGAGCAGTTTAAGGTTGATTATGGACAAAATCCACAGAACTTAAATGCAGCTGCACTATAACTACAACTATATATATTGCTGTTTAAAGTTATCAGTTATAAAATACCTTACTGGTATTCACACTTACATGTCACAGCTCAGACTAGGTGATGCATTTTTGAACATTTCTAACACCTTCTCAAACCCACATCTCAGGGTGTCGCAGATGTGGTCAATCTTGTGAGTTTGGTGCGTTCAGTTGGTTTGACGGATCATGTCTGTAgtgtataaaaaatattgctaaATATGCTTAAAACCAATCAGTTAAACTTTTCAAAATCAGTAACAACTGAACATTGTGTAGTgtccagtcttgtataaagcaCTTAAagaatacttgagtaaaagttacaaatatgttaccagaaaatgactttggtagaagttgaagtcactttttatatgaaatacaagtcttaaagtatatgacatttattgtacttaagtatcaaaagtcattttttgatagtaaaagtgaggagttaggttggggcgagttgtctttcaactggaaggctgtgggttcattTCCTGGCTCTGCACCGCAAAGCATAGagatgtgtgaatgagtgaatggcaaaatggCAGTGTAAGGCAGTTCATCAAGACCAGAAacgctctatataaatacagaccactaCTCATACATACAGATACGTGATTTTTGTAGTATTTGAACTTTGTTACATTGTAACACTGAGTGTGTCCCCAGGTTGTTGTAATTAGGCCAGTGGCCGCTGCACCTGAGCGCGTGGACACACACCAGGTGAAAGACGTTCAGCTTGATTAATGAGCCTCCAGTTAGAAGCAATAAaagtgtcttgtgttttgttgtttgtgtgttcagtcaTGATGGCTTCCTTTTGGCAAGGTGCGCTTCTCTTGAGTCTCATCACTATTTCAGTTTATGCAGGTAATGTTCCAACAAACCAGTGcaagttatatattttttttttttattataagcatgttttattctttaaatgcatactttcttctttttttttcctctctctctctctgacagacATGAAGCTGGACTGTAGGCTTGATTTTGTGACGCTGGTGTGGACAGAGAGCAGAAGCCATGTCGACTTGTCCCTCTTTCGTCTTGGTAGCTGTTTCCCCACCAGCATCACGGCCAGGGAGGTTGTTTTCAGCGTGGACTTCAGTGACTGTTACTTCAGCAGACTGGTGGGTACGATACTTGGAACTTGGCTTTGTAAGCAAACTATTCTTGTGCAGCTTAGTGACTCTCGTCTCCCTTGTAGGTCACTGGGGATCATCTGATATACGCCAACAACCTGACCTACATTTCTACCCCCGAGTCTCGTATACACTCCTTCAGTCACCCAGTTGCTTGTACATATGATAGGTTTGTATTTATGCTCAGGGGGAATTTAAAGCAGATGTATTTCAGATGCTTGTTTCTTATGCAATAGATGACTTGGGGCATCTTTCTGTTTCTGATACACTgatattgtcacatttttaaggGGTTTCTTATTCATCCTTTTAGGGCAACTTCCACACTACATTTGCTTAAAAATACATCTAATGTTCTAGACATTACCCCTATTGTTTCAGATCCCCCAAAAGAGTTTGAAAACAACTACTGGCTCCGTTTCATTCGAACTTGTGGCGGCATTTAGCATGGACCTCTTATTTGCTGCAAAAGCAAGAACGTAAATGTTTGGGTTAAAAACTGTCACCCTGGACTGCCCTATGATCTAATTAGTCAAATCCTCCCCTCATGTTACAGGTTTGAGGCTCTAAATGGCACATACAGGAGATGTAGTTCTGTCACTCTTGCACTTACGATCATGCTGAACGGTTATTCATGGAAATGGTCAATTATGCCAAAATCTTGTCTACTGTACTGCAAATGCTCATGTTAAGTGTAGTAGTTGCTGTACttgatctgtcttttttttttttttttttttatacaggcCTAAAGACTGGTACCCATTCATTTACCAACCCGTGTTTAACACGCATGGTCAAGGAGATCTAGTTTTCCATGCTGGACTTATGAACGGTAGTAGTCGGAACACAAAACACCATCTCTGGAAATGGTGGTGACTGTAATTCTGACCTACATCGGTCTGTTTTCTCATACAAGGTGACTTCTCAGGACCTGCTGTGTTGACAAGTTTCCCTCTGGGCTCCTTCATCCCAATCATGGCCAGTGTGGAGCAAGCGACCCATCAGCCGTTACTGCTGCTTCTTGAGgaatgtgttgctgctgctacacCAGAGCTGCACCCTGAAAGCAACTTGCATACAATAATCACAAATAAGGGGTACTCTTTGTCATAAggaaaatatgaacatttgcTTACCAACTTCTTTAGTGTCTTTTGCTAAAAGCACTGCATGCATTCTCTCCAACGTGCAGATGTCTTGTGGACAGTAAGATCTCCCTCTCAAAATTTGAACCAAGGCAGAAATCATCTGAGATCAAACTATCCCTTCAAGCCTTCAGGTTTGGTCTTGGAGAACAGGTAAAATATCATCAAATAGATGGCTTAATTTGTAAATACTGCAACGTGACATGCTTTAATGCCCTGGAAAACCTATTTTGACACTCCCAACAGGTGTATCTCCATTGCAAACTTGTGGCTTGGGATCCCATGGGTCTAGACAACACAAAGAAGGCCTGCCACTATGTCAGAGATCAGGGGTAAGATGCTTTGACTCATGGTGGTACaggtttttatatttatatacacgcacacaaatgTTCTGTACACAACTAATCACTTTTCTCCCATCAGCTGGGAGCTTCTGGATAACCCTGAATACAGCAATCTGTGTGACTGCTGTGACTCAAGCTGCGGGTCTAGGAAAATAAGGAGCACAGGGTTGGGTATGTACAGTTTCTGTGCAATATCTGGATTTAaagtagtttttattttactagACTAAATGTGCTTGTTTTATAGGTAAACTTGGTATTGTACATGGAGCAGTCCTTGGGCCTTTCACCATCACAGAGTCCTGAAGCAACCAAGTGACGCTGCCTGGTTTTTGACATTGCACAAGATTTATTTGTGCTTTGAACTTTATTTTCCCCTCTGCACAACTGAATCCATCGTATTGCCAACCTGCTTCAGTCTGAGTTTTTAGTGTTGTCAGGCTTCTAAAAGCTTAAATGTCTGCATTTCAGATGTGTggcaattaaaagaaaatgtttacaaacttcattGGTCATGTCTTCAATACACTTAAAACTGACTGTCTTTACAATATTTGTAGATTAAGTTTATGAAGGACAGTGcaagtttttaatattttcatgaaatgcaaatgtcagattttcatatttcactattcaaaacaatatttattcattctgtTGTAGTTCCAAACAGTCTCAACAGGTTTGAAATATTACAAAGGAAACGGGAAGTAAAGTTTTATTTATGATAAGTCAATGTTTTGTATTTCTATAGTTGGCTAAAGTTTGACTGACATTCAACAGCAGGATTTGTTGTTGTAGGCTTTAGCTTTGCCTTATTAAAAATACCTTCAGGAGTTAGACCTCACTGTTCCAGAGAACTAAGCTGCTTAACTTGAACACGTCACAGGTAAGAAAACGGTTATGTTATAAACCGTTTTTCCCAGTTATATTCTGATTTTCAGTGCCACACAACACTCTGACGCGGTTTAAGCTAGCGCGTTAGCAAACATACAAGAACTATAAACTATAGCGTCGTGTGTGTGAACTCGTTGGTacattttctggtataaacactgaccttgtcaggacca encodes:
- the nedd8l gene encoding NEDD8 ubiquitin like modifier, like, whose product is MLIKVKTLTGKEIEIDIEPTDKVERIKERVEEKEGIPPQQQRLIYSGKQMNDEKTAADYKIQGGSVLHLVLALRGGSAVNSPASTRPLSLL
- the LOC131467066 gene encoding zona pellucida sperm-binding protein 3-like codes for the protein MVTHLYLGVVILAIFASTVTCADIDVVCEKDSVKIKWKISAELVPFSARLFLGTCMVSHLNVLPTGEGEAQFDYTFAECKFKKLIKGKHIKYQNELTYRPQARTKPASFVYPIECVQKRPETWIPTFLNPGSGVSAGRGGLVIHMSLLNEQLTGVAETNVIPLGSFMPIWAAVEQKSHQPLLLLMEQCVAASTPELKPGSQVYPIINNKGCLLESKRGSSMFLPRYHSSAIILYLQSFKFNLGEEVYIHCKLVVWDPEVFDEGKKACHYVKESGSWELLDDPFQSSLCSCCDSTCKSRSRRGLEWESHDHSRTHSVLGPLIIVEHNNKSVSQDVLV
- the LOC131466582 gene encoding uncharacterized protein LOC131466582, which translates into the protein MMASFWQGALLLSLITISVYADMKLDCRLDFVTLVWTESRSHVDLSLFRLGSCFPTSITAREVVFSVDFSDCYFSRLVTGDHLIYANNLTYISTPESRIHSFSHPVACTYDRPKDWYPFIYQPVFNTHGQGDLVFHAGLMNGDFSGPAVLTSFPLGSFIPIMASVEQATHQPLLLLLEECVAAATPELHPESNLHTIITNKGCLVDSKISLSKFEPRQKSSEIKLSLQAFRFGLGEQVYLHCKLVAWDPMGLDNTKKACHYVRDQGWELLDNPEYSNLCDCCDSSCGSRKIRSTGLGKLGIVHGAVLGPFTITES